The following proteins are co-located in the Ruminococcaceae bacterium KH2T8 genome:
- a CDS encoding phospho-N-acetylmuramoyl-pentapeptide-transferase — MLYYVGAAAASVLSFILTFLCMKFLPLGDKLLGHDRGRLYAAGSEVNIGKPTGVGFYFVFVTVIVSLIFTFSGSSYLFMMILVLLSMLFGFLDDRSKNPWGEYIKGALDFLIAGIGAAVFTLFYGTDVIIGITGYPVHIPLWLFFFLAVMLIIVSVNATNATDGVDGLSGTLTILTLITFMIVARINGTINYHGYVRGFVLIASLVAYLIFNFNPSKVLMGDAGSRAIGFFIAFYAMYLKIPFAYLIVCLPFLIDGGLSILKITIGRLTKKKIIILKNVTTPIHDHLKKRKGFSVKKTWAFIVACAAVLDLIYVVVCAVVKG; from the coding sequence ATGTTGTATTATGTCGGCGCGGCAGCTGCTTCGGTGCTGTCTTTTATACTTACGTTCTTATGTATGAAGTTCCTTCCCTTAGGCGATAAGCTCTTAGGACACGACAGAGGACGACTCTATGCCGCTGGCTCCGAAGTCAATATTGGAAAGCCCACGGGCGTCGGCTTCTACTTCGTATTCGTTACTGTCATCGTATCGCTGATCTTCACTTTCAGCGGCTCAAGCTACCTCTTCATGATGATCCTGGTATTACTCTCGATGCTCTTCGGCTTCCTGGACGACAGATCCAAGAACCCCTGGGGCGAATATATAAAGGGCGCGCTCGACTTCCTTATCGCAGGTATCGGCGCCGCAGTGTTTACGCTCTTTTACGGAACGGACGTCATCATCGGGATCACGGGCTATCCCGTACACATACCGCTGTGGCTCTTTTTCTTTCTTGCAGTAATGCTCATAATCGTATCGGTAAACGCAACTAATGCTACTGACGGCGTTGACGGTCTCTCCGGTACTCTTACTATCCTTACGCTCATAACATTCATGATCGTCGCTCGCATAAACGGCACGATCAACTATCACGGCTATGTTCGAGGCTTCGTCTTGATCGCGTCACTTGTCGCCTACCTTATCTTCAACTTCAATCCCAGTAAGGTCCTCATGGGCGACGCAGGCTCAAGAGCTATCGGCTTCTTCATCGCATTCTACGCAATGTACCTGAAGATCCCCTTCGCTTACCTTATCGTCTGCCTCCCCTTCCTTATCGACGGCGGTCTCTCGATCCTCAAGATCACGATCGGTCGTCTTACAAAGAAGAAGATAATCATCTTAAAGAACGTTACTACTCCCATCCACGACCACTTAAAGAAGCGCAAGGGCTTCTCAGTCAAGAAGACATGGGCATTCATCGTGGCATGCGCCGCAGTACTCGACCTGATCTATGTGGTTGTTTGTGCTGTAGTTAAGGGGTAA